The DNA sequence TATACATCGCCTTTCGGCCATACATCAACCAAAATGCTTTCACTGACAAAACATAACACCGCAAGGAAAGGGAGACGCCACTTATTCACTTTGCCTCCTCCTCTTCTTGCAGTGTTGCATCGATCGTCCGTTTCACAATCATAACGTCGTCCACATCGTACAAGTTGGCAAACGGCTTGACATAGATGACTTGCGTCAGCCCGTACTGATCCGGTTTGACTTCCGTCACTTCACCGATCGGCAATCCCTTTGGAAACACGCCGCCGAGACCGGAAGTCAATACTTTTTGCTTCTCCTTCACTTTGGCGTCAATTGGAATTTCGCCAAGGATCAGTTCGCGTCGTTTGCTGTCATACCCTTCAATTAAGCCGAATACATTTTCGTTTCCTTGGACATACGCGGAAATGCGGTTGTTTTGGTCAAGCGCGCTCAACAGCTGGACGGTGGATGTGAATTGGGAAGCATGCTGCACTTTGCCGACAAGTCCAGCCGGGGTAATGACGGCCATATCTTTTTTCACCCCGTGTTGCGCACCTTTGTTGACGATCACCGTCTCCCGCCAACGGTCTGGATTCCGTCCGATCACGGTCGCTTGAATGGGGATAAAATCGCGCAAACTCTCTTTTTTATCGAGAAGCGCCCGCAACCGTTCGTTTTCCTGGCGCAGCGACTCCACTTCGGCCTGCAGCGCCGCATACTCCTCAAGCCTCGCCTTCAGCAATTGATTTTCCTCATATGTATGGCGAAGGTCGCTCACATTTTCAAGGAAGCCCGCGACCACTTGCGCAGGCTTCCCGAACAGAAGCTGGACAAAGCCAACCGTGTCTTTCACAAACTGCTCCGGCCACGTCAGTTGCTCGCGGCTGCGCAGCGAAAACCCGATCAACATGACGAGAATGACGATGCTGACAAGCAAAAAAATGAGGCGCTTATTTCCGAAAAACTGTGGCATGCGTCGGCACCTTCTTGCTGTCAGCGATGGTCTCTCGCCTTGTTTTTGAACAAGTCGATGTGGTCGAGCGCTTTTCCTGTACCGATGGCCACGCAGTCAAGCGGATTTTCGGCGACGATGACCGGCATATCCGTTTCTTGGCTGATGACCTTATCCAAATTGCGCAACAAAGCTCCGCCGCCCGTCAGGACGATGCCGCGATCCATAATGTCGGCCGCTAGCTCCGGCGGCGTTTTTTCAAGCGTGTTTTTCACGGATTCCACAATGGCATAAACCGTGTCGCGAAGCGCCTCAGCCACTTCCTCGGCGCTGATTTCGATCGTTTTCGGCAAGCCCGTCAATAAATCGCGGCCGCGAATTTCCATGTTTCCGATTCCTTCCGGATTTCCGGCTGAACCGATTTCCATTTTAATCGCCTCGGCTGTCCGTTCGCCGATCATGAGGTTATACGACTTGCGAATGTATTGGATGATCGCTTCATCCATTTCATCACCGGCAATGCGAATCGACTGGCTCGTCACGATGCCGCCGAGCGAAATGACCGCCACTTCGGTCGTGCCGCCGCCGATGTCGACGACCATGCTGCCAGTCGGCTCCCATACCGGCAAGTTAGCGCCGATTGCAGCCGCAAACGGCTCTTCAATCGTATAGGCGTCGCGCGCTCCGGCCTGGCGCGTCGCATCGATGACCGCCCGCTCCTCGACCGCTGTAATGCCATACGGCACGCACACCATCACATACGGCTTGCCGGCAAACAATCCCTTCGTCTTGATGGCTTTGCGAATATAATATTTCATCATCGTCGCTGTCGTCTCATAATCGGCGATGACGCCGTCTTTCATCGGCCGCAGCGCCACGATGTTGCCGGGCGTGCGCCCGATCATGTTTTTCGCCTCGTTGCCGACCGCAACAATTTGCTTCGTGTCGCGCTGAATGGCGACGACGGACGGCTCGCGCAAGACGATCCCTTTTCCTTTGACATAAACAAGCGTGTTCGCTGTCCCTAAATCGATCCCAAGATCTTTCGTTCCAATCCCAAACATATCGTTGATCTTCCTTTCCGAAACGAAATGCGTATTATCATTTTTCTATTGGCCAAATTGGTCGGATGTCAGTCATTTATAAATTGTACAGCACCGCCTAAACGGATTCGGAAAAACTCATAGTTGATATTATAACTGATTCGACAAAAAATGAGAACCGTTAGACATAGCCTTTTTCTTTCAGACTGATGAATTTTTGATCGCCGATGATAAGATGGTCCAACAGCTCAATGCCGATAATGCGGCCGCATTCCGCGAGCCGTTTGGTGACATCGATGTCTTCGCGGCTTGGGGTTGGATCACCGGAGGGGTGGTTGTGCACGCAAATGACAGAGGCGGCGGATCGTTTGATCGCCTCTTTAAACACTTCGCGCGGGTGGACAATTGAAGCGTTTAAGCTGCCGATGAACACCGTTTTGCGATAAATAACTTGGTTTTTTGTATTCAAATAAATCGCAACAAAATGTTCTTGCGACAAAAACCGCATATCTTCCATCACATATTTGGCTCCGTCCTCCGGGCAGCGGATCACATAGCGGTCGTTATAGCCGGATTGGTGGATGCGGCGGCCGAGTTCCAACGCCGCCAAAATTTGCGCCGCTTTTGTCGGCCCGATTCCTTTAATATTCGTCATTTCTTCCACTGTTGCGTCTTTGAGCAGCCTTAGCCCTTCAAAGTGGCGAAGGAAGCGTTGGGCAAGCTGCACGACCGACTCGTCCTTCGTTCCGGTGCGCAACAAAATCGCCAGAAATTCATGGTCTGCCAAGCTTTCCGGCCCCGACGACAACATCCGTTCGCGCGGACGGCTGTCTTTCGGCACATCGCGGATCATCCACGCCATTGTATTCCTCCCTTTTCGTATTTTTGTTCGACCAAACGGCTGGCGCGCTGCAGGCGCCCAGCTGCTTGGCCACATCGCGTCCCCATGCCGTCTCGCGGCCATGGCGAAGCCCCAGACTGAACATCCTTTGCTGAAACAATCACGTCTCCATTCCGTAAGGCGGCCATCCAAGCCGGCGCAGCTCCCGTGCCGTCCGCGACAGCGGCAAGCCGACGACCGTCAAATAATCCCCCTCAATCCGCCTGACAAACAAGGCAGCCCGTCCTTGAATGCCGTACGCCCCCGCCTTGTCCATCGGCTCTCCGGTGGCGATGTAGGATGTGATTTCCTCATCGCTCAACTCCCAAAACGTCACCGCTGTTTTTTCAGCGAATGACACAGTCTTCCCGTGCGGCGCCGCGATCGCGACACCGGTCCAAACATCATGCGTTCGTCCGGACAAAAGCCGCAGCATGTCAAACGCTTCTGTTTCGGTGCGCGGTTTTCCCAACAAGCGTCCGTTGCACACGACGATCGTGTCGGCGCCAAGAACGAAGGCACCGGGCGCAGACGGCGCAACCGCTCCCACTTTCCGGCGGGCCAGCAATTGAACGGCTGCGTCGGGCGGCATTCCGGGGGGGATCGTCTCATCGGCCTGGCTTTCCTGCACGTCAAACGCCCAGCCGGCCAGCTCGAGGATTTGCCTGCGGCGCGGGGAACGAGAGGCAAGCACGAACCGTGGGGGCATCGTCATTCTCCTTTCTTCGTTTCGGTTCGGAAGATTCATTTGTATCGTAGCAAATTTTGCGGTGAAAGGCAATTTCTGCAGGTGGGCGAAAAAACAAAAAACGGAGCCGTTCAGCTCCGCAGCGGAACCAACTCCATGTAAACGGCAAGCGCCTCAAGCAGTAGCTGCTGGGTTTTGTTCAGCAGCTCTTTTTCCTCCCCCTCCTTGTAGGCAACAAGCGCCAAATACGCCTGCTTCAGCGACTCGGCATATTTCTTGACCGTGTTGTCGTTGGGTGTTTCGCTTTTTTCAAACGAGCCGTACACCTTGCTCAGCGCCTTCCATTCCCCGTCGCTCACATCCTTGCCGGCGAGCAAAGCGGCGGAAACTGCTGCCATGCTTTTGTATAGCGCCTCTCCTTTTTGGACGATATCCGACCGGCGCGCCTTCGTGTCGGCCGCAAACGACAGCTCCTTTACGTACGTGCTCGGCACCGCTCCTCGGTATTGGTCGTTGACCGCCCGCAGCGCTTCCTTATCCGCGCCAACCGCAATATAGAGAGCCGCCGGCTGTTTTCCAGCCACCACGACCGGCACGTCGGCCTGTCGAATCGATTCGGCTGCCCGCGCCGCCGAATCCGCATTTGAGTAGACGCCGGCCTGAATGACAGCGACCGAAAACGGGGCGGGCAACTCGCTTTCCGCACGTCCTCTGCCCGAAACCGCTCCATCCTCCGTCAGTTCTGTCAACGCTTCCGCCGCCGGCGATGGCTCCGCTTTTTCCTTCGGGACAAGACGAAGCATCACCATGCCAAATGCCATGCCGACAAGCGCCGCGACTGCCGCCGCGAGAAACAGCGGCTTGACGTGCGACGGCAGCCACGGCCGGCGCGTTTTGCCGACTTTCTTCTTGGGGACTGCCTCTGAAATGGAAAAGATCGGTTCATCATCTTCCATAGCGGCAGCCCCCTCCTTTTCAGCAACGGCCATCACTTCTGTTTCCGTTTCTTGTCCGCCGTTGCGCCCGCAATCCGTTGCGTCTCCACCGTCTGGAAGGCTGCCCCCCTGCCGAGGGCTGAGCGAAAGATATCCGACCGAGGTTCCACCAACGGAAGAAGCGGCCGGCGAAGCCGCTCTGTGCTTCTGTCCGCTGGGTTCATCCTGTTGCTCGTCCGATGGTTGTTCAATGGTAAACGGCCGCGATTGTCCGTTAATGTTCACCGTAATGCCCGGACGCTGCTTGTCCATTTTGCCACCGTCCTTTTTCACACTTCGATTTCTTTCGCCTATCTTACCATAAAGAGAAAAAAAAAGAACAAGACATTTGTCGCCTTGTTCCTGCTTCTTTTCTTCATTTTCCGACATTATCGGTCACGAATCATCTCCGTCCCCAGCGCTTCGACAGGAATCGGCTGCTCGCGCCCCTCATAGGTGCAAAGCTGCTTTGTCTCACCTTTCAAGCAGACAGCGTACTCAATCCCGCCGTCTTCCCGCTTTGTGGCAAGCACGTACGATGGATTTGTTTCCGGCGGCAATACATTTCCGGTAAACGGATCTTCGATTGGATCCAACAAACCGTTGCCCACCAATTCGCCATACAACAATATGGCAGAAGAACGGGCTGGCAAAAACTCCACTTTTTCCACGCCGACATACAGCCGCGCCGCTTCATATAGTCCATACGCATTGGAAACAAACGCCCGCTCGCGCGCACGGTCGATCACCGTCCACATAGCAAGACCGACGATCATCGCCACCATGCCGATGATCACAAGCACAGCCAACAGCTCAATGAGGGTCATTCCCCTCTTCATGCGAATGAGCATATCGGACTTCCACCATCCTCTCTATCGGTCCGAAGACGGCGCCACCTCCACGAGCGGATTGTCTTTACCGCTTGGCGGAGGGACATCGCGGATGGGAATGAGCTGCTTCCATTTCTCAAGCTGCGGCGCGTAAAAGGCGCGGACATTGATGGAATAGGCGAGCGGTTGCACGTCGACAGCGGTGGACGTCAACTCCGGCGGGCCGGTAAACGTCAATCCTTCCACCGCCAAAATGCGCTCAGAGTGCTCAAGCACCTCTAAAAACCGTTCAAGCTGATAATAGGAGGGAGATTCCACCGTCAATTGGGCGGTAATAGACTGGATGCCGCTTGGAGGAATCAACGCCTTGTCTCCGGGCGCCTTGCTTTCCGCTCCATTCGCGTTCCCTTGCGAAGGAGATTCTCCGGTTCCTTTCCCTTCAGCGAAGCTGACGCTCAATAGCCGGCTGTCAGAAATATATTCCGCTTTTTGAAACGCCAGTAACAGTTGGTCGGCGAACGGGCGCACCGGCACTTTCCTCTGCAAAGCCGCCAGGCTCTCTGCCGTTTCTTCTCGATTCCCCGCCGCCTGCTTTTTCATTGCAGCCAACACGTTTTTCTCGCTTTGTACGACCGCCTCGAGCCGATCCATTTGTTCGTAGCGCGGCATGAGCACAAAAACATAGAAAGCGGCAAACAAAAGAGCGGCAAGAAGAAACACCCCGGTAAACACGAGCGGCCATTTTCCAAAACGGCCCATCATTCGTTGTCCCCCTCTTTTCCTGTCGGCTGAAGTTCCAGTTCATATTGCGCGATATACCGCGGCACGATCGTTTCCCCCTCTGCCCCGCCGCTTTCGCCGCTGGCCGAGATGCCGGTCAATTTGACGGCTTTGACCAAATGAACTTCCTCAAGCCGATCTAAATAATAGGCCGCTTCTTCCGCCGCATCAAACTGCACTGTCATCGTCACCGTCTTTTGGCCGGCATACGAAAAGTTCATGATAAAGCCGCGCTCCGGCAGTTGTTTGGCCAACGCACGCAACAGCGGCACCGTTTTGAGCGGATAACGGTTCGCCCATTCGACCGCTTTAGCAAGCTCTTGCTCAGCTTGCTGCTGCTCCGTCGTTTTTCCCTTCGCCTCCATCGCCGCCTGCTCGGCGCGCACTTGCCGAAGCTCCCCTTCAAGCGCCGCGAGCCGTTGATTCGCACGCTCCATCAGCCAGTAGCCTCCCCCAGCGCCAAGCAGCAGAAGAAAAACCGCGAAGGCCGCCAGCACGGCGCCCGCCGCACGGCGCGGCTCTTTGCGCGGCAGCAAGTTGATGTCAACGATCATGGTCAGCCATTCCTTCTTTCAACGCCAATCCCCAGGCGAGATGATAACGGTCCGGCAACGGATCAAGCGAGCGAGAAAGCCGCTCCGGCGGCACATCAAGCCGCTCTGACATAACGGCAAACAAATCGTCAAGCCGCGGATGGTCGCCGGTGAGGAAGAGGCGCGTAATTTGCTGTTTTCCTTGCTGGATGGAAAACGAATAAAAGCTCATCATCCGCTCGATTTCCTTATACACCTCCGCAAACGGGTCAACGATCGGCATCGTTCGCTCCCCGGGCGCCTCAAGCGGCACATGGCGCATAAACTGCGGCAAATGGCGGTGGAAGACGCTCAAATTGACAGCCGATTCGTCAAACTGGACAAGCAAAATGTGGTCGTCCGCCGCGGCTTGTCCGGCAACAAAAAACGGGCGATAGGCGCAAAGCGGGGACACATCGGCCGCCACCGGGCGCAGGCC is a window from the Geobacillus stearothermophilus ATCC 12980 genome containing:
- a CDS encoding PilN domain-containing protein; the encoded protein is MIVDINLLPRKEPRRAAGAVLAAFAVFLLLLGAGGGYWLMERANQRLAALEGELRQVRAEQAAMEAKGKTTEQQQAEQELAKAVEWANRYPLKTVPLLRALAKQLPERGFIMNFSYAGQKTVTMTVQFDAAEEAAYYLDRLEEVHLVKAVKLTGISASGESGGAEGETIVPRYIAQYELELQPTGKEGDNE
- a CDS encoding Maf family protein — translated: MPPRFVLASRSPRRRQILELAGWAFDVQESQADETIPPGMPPDAAVQLLARRKVGAVAPSAPGAFVLGADTIVVCNGRLLGKPRTETEAFDMLRLLSGRTHDVWTGVAIAAPHGKTVSFAEKTAVTFWELSDEEITSYIATGEPMDKAGAYGIQGRAALFVRRIEGDYLTVVGLPLSRTARELRRLGWPPYGMET
- the radC gene encoding RadC family protein, with protein sequence MAWMIRDVPKDSRPRERMLSSGPESLADHEFLAILLRTGTKDESVVQLAQRFLRHFEGLRLLKDATVEEMTNIKGIGPTKAAQILAALELGRRIHQSGYNDRYVIRCPEDGAKYVMEDMRFLSQEHFVAIYLNTKNQVIYRKTVFIGSLNASIVHPREVFKEAIKRSAASVICVHNHPSGDPTPSREDIDVTKRLAECGRIIGIELLDHLIIGDQKFISLKEKGYV
- the pilM gene encoding type IV pilus biogenesis protein PilM, translated to MKMALWRRKAKQANIIIKDHVLRYVEAKPGQPPEARRWGERALPPGIIHDGKIADRETLAMILDECVDEWKLDGRRVRFVVPDPFVMIRHLPLPAHLSDEDIRGYLFMELGESIPLPFADPVFDYVVAERTNEVLNVLLFAAPEEAVAEYAALLEDAGLRPVAADVSPLCAYRPFFVAGQAAADDHILLVQFDESAVNLSVFHRHLPQFMRHVPLEAPGERTMPIVDPFAEVYKEIERMMSFYSFSIQQGKQQITRLFLTGDHPRLDDLFAVMSERLDVPPERLSRSLDPLPDRYHLAWGLALKEGMADHDR
- a CDS encoding type II secretion system protein, translated to MLIRMKRGMTLIELLAVLVIIGMVAMIVGLAMWTVIDRARERAFVSNAYGLYEAARLYVGVEKVEFLPARSSAILLYGELVGNGLLDPIEDPFTGNVLPPETNPSYVLATKREDGGIEYAVCLKGETKQLCTYEGREQPIPVEALGTEMIRDR
- a CDS encoding rod shape-determining protein encodes the protein MFGIGTKDLGIDLGTANTLVYVKGKGIVLREPSVVAIQRDTKQIVAVGNEAKNMIGRTPGNIVALRPMKDGVIADYETTATMMKYYIRKAIKTKGLFAGKPYVMVCVPYGITAVEERAVIDATRQAGARDAYTIEEPFAAAIGANLPVWEPTGSMVVDIGGGTTEVAVISLGGIVTSQSIRIAGDEMDEAIIQYIRKSYNLMIGERTAEAIKMEIGSAGNPEGIGNMEIRGRDLLTGLPKTIEISAEEVAEALRDTVYAIVESVKNTLEKTPPELAADIMDRGIVLTGGGALLRNLDKVISQETDMPVIVAENPLDCVAIGTGKALDHIDLFKNKARDHR
- the mreC gene encoding rod shape-determining protein MreC; its protein translation is MPQFFGNKRLIFLLVSIVILVMLIGFSLRSREQLTWPEQFVKDTVGFVQLLFGKPAQVVAGFLENVSDLRHTYEENQLLKARLEEYAALQAEVESLRQENERLRALLDKKESLRDFIPIQATVIGRNPDRWRETVIVNKGAQHGVKKDMAVITPAGLVGKVQHASQFTSTVQLLSALDQNNRISAYVQGNENVFGLIEGYDSKRRELILGEIPIDAKVKEKQKVLTSGLGGVFPKGLPIGEVTEVKPDQYGLTQVIYVKPFANLYDVDDVMIVKRTIDATLQEEEEAK